The Sulfitobacter indolifex region TCCCTAAAGCGACTGTCTCGCATCGATCTTATCGTCCGGGATGGAGACCATGGCAGTCGGCGTGAGTTCTCGCAGAGATTCTTGAGCTACTACATGGATGAAAAATCCGGTCGGATTACCATCGCACTCAACACGAGGCTCGCAGAGGCTCTCGTTGGACATCATGTTCGGGTCAATCTCGACGAACGATCAGCCCTCTCAACTGATGCTGCACTGATCGCGCATGCTTGGCTGAGCGCGTGGATCCGCCCGGGCAGGAGCAGCCGGATCAGCCTGGACGGCCTGATCGGCAAGGTTTGGGGCGAAGGGGATGTGTCGCCACCCACGTTTCGCAAACGTCGGGAGAGACTGCGCGCTGCGCTTAACGAGATCCGTCAACTCCAAGGATGGACGATCATCGAAGATGAGCGGTCTGTTTTGCAGATTTCCCGGCCCGCCCTTATTGAGCGTGACTGATACGCCATATTTTATTTCCTAAACCGCAAGATGATGCGATTTTCTCCAAATCTGACACCCGTATTCGGGCTTAGGGCGCATCAGTCACAATTATATGGCGCAACAGTCACGCTCGCATGGCGCAACAGTCACGCTTGCATGGCGCAACAGTCACGCCCCATCTTTGGGGTTGCATTATTTCATATTTATAACAATGTCTTGCAGGTCGTTTTTTTGAAGGTCGGCCGCTTACTATTAATTACAAAGAATTAATAGTGCTCCATATGGAGCACACATTTTATAAGGGCGGTAGGCCGGAGAGGGGGCGAAGCCCGAACCCTAACCGTTCCAACAACATTTGGGCGGGGGCGATAGCCCGCTGGACGGGGCTGAAGGGGCTGGCAGGCCCAGTGTTCAAGTAACTTCAAGTAACTTTGGATACCTGCCGCTCTTGCCAGCGGATTTGCTTTGCGGCACTCTCGAAGTATGACCCACGATCTGCGCACCAACCCCTTCGCCTATCCCCGAATATCTGACTGATCCAGTCAGATTGTCCGGGGGAGTGCCAGGTGGGCAACGGGCCTTATACACCCTTATCAGGCGGCAGATTACCGTCGGCGCGAGAGTTCAATTCTCTCCACTCCTACCATCCCTATTCTTTTCGTGAGGGCACCATGTCTAAAGCAATTGCATTGGCAGCAGTCCAAGATGCGATCGCTGCCAAGCACCCCGGTTTGTCGATCGATCTGATCGCTCAGGTGCATCACATCCGCCCCGACGAGATCGCGCATATCGACGTGTACGGATGCAATGACACCGGGACGCGACGAGCAATCAGGGCGCATGCAGTGCGCCTCCTGCAGCAGTTGGGCATCCAGGTCGATCTTGTCGGGGGGCATGACGTACACACAGTATCGCCCGACTACTCCGATCCAGTTGCTGTGATGCTTTATCGCAAGCAGTTGGATTTGATCGCTGATATCGATGCACCTATCGAGCCATCCGCATCTGTCTTGCCGCCGTTCCGCGTCCCCCCGGACGCTGAGGTCGAGGCAGAGCTCGCGGAGGCGATGCCGCTCTTGCGTCGGATGGAGGCTGCAATCAAAGACAGCGATGACGATGTCTGAGATGTCCAACCGCCACGCCGCAATTCACGATGACATCGAGCTCGCGCTCCTGACTGATCCCACGCCGGCGGGGTGGGTCTATGTCAACCTAGACGGCATCACCCCCCGCATCATCGCCCACACCGAAGACAAAGCCACCTATGTCGCATATACGGAGAGGCTCCTCGCTGTTTTGCACTCGTTACATGGGGATCTCCGCGCGGTTGGACACAAATCACAACACAACACCGCAGATTTCTCGGATGACCAGAGGGCTGCAGCCCGACCTGCACTAGCAGCCCGCCTTGCTGATGCGGGCTGCTCAGACGATGAGATCGAGCAGCTCATCGCGCCCGATGACTGACGAGCTGTTTCCGCCGGGCATCACGCATATCGAGGTGAAGTGCTGGGACTGCGGGCATACGGTGACGCGCAAACCGAGTGATGTCCCCGAGGGCATTACGCAGCATGAATTCGAGCGCCGATCGATTTGCAAATGTGGTACGGGGTGGCCGCAGGTAACGCGGTATCCGCGCAAGGCGTCGACATCGATGTGATCGAGCCGACGATACCGGAATATCTTCATAATCGGCAGCGAGATGTTTGGTGATGCACAGACCGTCCGCTGCCGGTCGGCCGCTCTGCGCTGGATGATATCGGTCGCCTTGCTCATATCGCTTGTGCTATACGAAACATGAGATGATCGACCAACTGCAACAGCGTCTCCCCGCCTCTTCGGAGGTCCACGCGTGAGCGAGATAAATTAAGTGGATGTTGGATCACAGGGCTGCCCGAGGGCAGCCCTACTCTATGGGGCTCCTAAATATGGTGCATTGGACGCAGTGAAGGGATTTACGTTCTGTAAACCATTCAAGCCAACATGCTCTGTTGAATTCAATGGAGACTGATCATGCGTTACCATTTCATCAATTTCATAAGTCGCATTGCTGCGCGTATTATAGCTGAGTTGATCCGCGATCTTTGGCCCTGGAAGTAAGCTGTTGCGGGCTGAGCATTAGGGGGTCTGCTCCGGCTCAGTGCAAAATCCTACGCTAAGAAATATTTTTCCCTGACGCTGGCACCCTTTGCGGAATTTACATTTAGACATGAGCTGAGATGCACGACTTCGCTATCTGAGAACCTATTTTACATCCGTTTCACAAACCTGCGTTTGTGAAAGCCGCCATTCGCTGCGCTGCGCATAAAATCACACAGTGCGGACTTTCCCGACATTGGCCTTTAGGCATATTGCTGACGCAGCATCCGTTTGCATCTGCGGTGCGTTCGTTGTCGCAGCGCAGCGCAAATCACCGAAGCAGCCGTTAGACAGCAAGGATTTGGCGGAGACCGAAACTGTAAATTCGCTGCAGCCTGATCCAACAGCTCAGACGCGGACTTTACGGACCTTCGCTGCGGACGCTTAGTTTCCGCCGCGATTGCGAAGACCTCAGAGAGGAAGGGCGGAATACGGAGACGCTGTCAGCCGACATTCAGCCGATGTAGTAACCGCGCGCTATTCTGCGCTGCCGCAGCCCCGCTTGAATTGAGAGCGCGGCAACAAACTGCAGAAGTGGTTCCCGGGGAACGGGGACAGATATATTCTTTCCGGCTTGGAAACGCAGCGACTATAACAACCGTTAGGGACGCTTAGGCCTAAACAAAAAGGCAAGTCTAATAGCCGGTCTTCGTGGCTTATCCAGCTATATCCGACGCGCCCCATGCAGCGCGTTAACCAGCAGCGCCTTAGGCGATCGGCTCGGACCCCTCATAGGCAAAATAGGAGGGGCAAACAGTCCCCGATCCACGCTTGGAGGGTGGGGCAGCACGGTAGACTATCACAACCAAGCTGTTTTACTTTTGGTTTCTAACGGCGCGCCGCATTGCCCTGTAAGCAGGACTGGAGAGTTCAAAATCGTCCGGCAAGCCCCATTTGGAGCGATAAGCTTCCGGCGTCATATCGTGCTTTTGGCTAATATGGCGACGCAGAACATTCAGCTCTTCACCGCATTCCAAGCAGGTGATGTGGCGGGGGTCACTCTGCTCATCCTCCTCTATCTGCTCATCGGTCACCAAGCTACGAGCTGTCGGGAGGCAAATTGTAAAGTGGGTTCCTTCACCAAGTTCACTCGAAAGGGATAACGTGCCCCCCAGCAAATCGACTTCACGCTTGATGATGTTCATGCCGAGCCCAGTCCCGCCACCTTCGCGCGCAGTTTGCGGGTCATGGCCTTCAAACTCATCAAAAAGCCTGCTTTGCAGATTGGGTCCTATACCGAGGCCAGTATCGCTTACGCGAAGAATGACGAAGTCTTCTTGCGAAGTAGCTTCAACTGTCACCTGGACTTCGCCATCGGCTGTGAATTTAATCGCATTTGATACAAGCTGTTCCATCACGTTTGTGAGAATGGCGACATCGAACAAGAAGATTGTATTGGCGTTGGCTTGGTTATTGAATGTTAGGGCGATCCCCTTGGAACGAGCCGCCTTGAGGTTTCTGGCGACGACATCTTCGATCACGTTGATAAGATCAAAAGATTCTGCCGCAATGGAAGCGGTAGCCGTGTCCAGCTCCGTGATGCGAACCAGATCCTCCGTAAGCGCGAGCAAACGAGACGTATTCCGCTCAATTACCTCCACTAAGTTACGAGCTTTATCGTCTGCTGAGATAGCACTAAGAAGACGCGCGGCTCCAGAAATTGCGCTTAAAGGCGTCCGGACTTCATGGTTCGCATGCGACAGAAAACTTGCTCGGGTTCGAGCCGCTTTCTCTGCAAAAAGTTTAGCCCTTGCTCGATCTCTTACTGCTGAAGCCAGATAAAACTGGTCGTCAGCAATTGAAGCCAGGCGTATCAATAGTTCCACGTCTTGCTCAGACCACTCTCGTGGACGTTGATCTGAGCAGCAAAGCGCACCAATCGGTTTGCCGCGCTCGCCGTGAAACGGAACGCCGAGATAGCTGACGACGCCGTAATCCTCTATTGCAGGATTGTGCATGTGAAGTGGATGCTCTCGAGCATCGGTCAATAGCAACGTCGAACGACTGTCTCGCACATGTTTGCAGAAGGAATGGCTCAACGGCGTCGCACGGCTCTGCTGCAGCTCATCCGGGACACCAACGGCTGATTTCAACAGTTGTCGACCACCTGCATCGTCAATGACCGTGAGAAGCGAAACCGGTACACCTAAGAGCCGCGAGGCCAAACTGGTGATTTTATCAAACCGGAAATCAAATTCAGAAAACGGCATGCTGAGCCCCGACAGGGCCATCGTGTTATAGTTCATGAAGGTGTCTTTCTGACAGCGTGGGCGTTCGAGCACATCGCCCGTAGACGCAATGCGAGAGAAAAGATGAAGTCCGCAGTTAGGGGCGAGGGACTGACGAAACAATGCTGAATTCACTGGGGATGAATGAAATTGCTGCGGTGCAGCGAATAAATGCTGAGACACAAGCTTGCTTTCAGCGGAAGTTGGCCTAAGTCGGCAACGTCTGAAACGCGGGGCGGGGGAGATAGGACGCGTTTCAGAGCTGATTTAAATGAACGGCATTTTGATCCTGCACATTCGTCGTCCAGCCTAAGAATGCTGCGTGACGCACAGACGGCTGGTTCGGTGACGCCTCTCTACGGAGATTCCCCTGGCTTTGAAGTTTTCCTTAGGGCGGGTCGCAACAAGATGGATTTTTGCACACGCAAAATCCTGAGGGGCGGCAGACCTCCGCCCCCCACGAGGTCAGTATGGGCTCGGACCGGACATCAGCCCATAGCAGAACGGATCGACATCTGAACGTCGTTGGCGTGCGGTTGCTGCCGTTCGCCAACCCAGAACTGACCTTCGTACATCCGGCAGCGGTCGGCGGGACTGAGCCCTGTATGGACATCGGCGTATTCTCCGAAAAGTATTGGCTTCTGGGATGAACGCTTCGGAGCAGTCCGCACAATCATGGAGCGTTGAGCGTGCAGTTCTTATTCCGCTAACGAGAAGGCGAAGACTGCGGAGTCCACTGCGGAGCCCCTCGGAATTGCTTCATATCGTCCGTCTTCGACTGACCTGACGACAAAGCAGTTTTTTCGCAAGCCGTAGGTGTCGCTCCACCACTCCAGTTCGTAGCATATAGCGCCATCAGTAATGGCCCGCTGTCCGCACAGTCCTTGTCATCAGAAGACGTACGGACGCAAAGCTCATTATTTGTCTGCCAAGTCCATACGCCCCAGCCATTTTCAGTCACCCAGACTTTGCCGTCGACTATTTCTCGCAAAGAGTCGTCACTGACATTTTCGGCATGCGCCGAGCTCCAAACTCCCACAACACTTGCAAAAAGAATGGCTGTCACGCGGTGTAACGACGGTATGATGGTGCCAATTCTGGTTACAGACCCGGTGGCTACCCTCGGTGGTGACATGACGTTCTCCCTGACCGCCCGATGCAAGATTCAGTGTATCACAACTTTGCCTACTTTAGTAGTGAGGTAGGGAGAATTGGATTTCCAACAATCAGCAAGTAGCAGAGCAGCAGTCCACCATCTTCTCGTGCCTTGACGGGGGTACATCCACCTAAATCTAACGTCTGCTTAGTCCCGCAACCTGTGTCCCGCAACCTGTGAATTCGACGGCTGATCCATGCTGCGACATGCACAGATGGCCGCTTTCCACGCTGCGCAACGGCATCCATTTTTTCGCTAACGCGACATTTTTTGTGCTGCGAGCGCCCGCAGCGCGAAAATCGAATTCACAGTGTGGGCTCTGAACTGCCGTTCGCTGTATCGAGAAGGAACGACCGGTTTTGCTTAACGTAGGATTTAGCACTGAGCCGGAGGAGACCCCATTAGGCACACCTTCCCCGCTCGCTGCCTGCATGTTTCTGAAACTGCGGTCGCGCGAGCGAGGTTTAGCGGCGGTCGGGGCCGACGATCACGTAGAGGATCGCAAGGACGATCAGCTCCACGGTGACGTCATGCATGACCGCCAAAAAGGCGTCCAGCATCGCATCTCCAGTGATGAGAAGGGGATCGGTGGATACAAAAAAACCCAGACCTTTCGGGCTGGGCGGCATCCTTCGATGGTATGAACATACGCACGAAATGAGGTGTATGCAAGTTCGTGAGCTCGCAAGCTGCCATAGATCGGCGAGCGATTATATTTAAAGTGACCCCATATATTTAGTCAAGTTCGTGGGGTGGGGTGCGCCCCCAACAAGGGAGCGCTCTGATCAGCATCAATCGGTGTAGTAGTCGATGATGGCGCGGATCAACTGGCCGATGAGCCATCGCATCAATTTGCGTATGATTGTGAGCATGAGCACCTCCTTTCTGAAAAGAAAGTCGGATCGCTCTTGGAAATCGGGAAACCGATTTTTTCACAATACAGGTCGAAGCAGATCGGGAGATGGTTCGGAAAGGTCTACCTCAGCACCACACCACCATCTGGCGTCCACGACTTGATTGGAAAGCAGACTCCAGTGCGGTGGTATTCGCCATCGATCAAAAAATGCACGCTCCGCATGCAATCGATACAGTCGCAGATGTCGTAATGGTCAGCGCCGCAGACGCAGCTGTCTGCAGGCTTTTCGATCAAGCGAATGCAATTCTGGCACATGTGATACTGGCTGCGCAGCGTCTCGGCAGGCGTGTTCCTGAGCACGTTCAGATCGCTCATGTCTTCGCCGCCCCTTTTGCTGTCGCTGACTTCGGTGCTGCAGGCTTCGCGCTGCGCAGCTCCTTGATCTCGGACGCAATCTGATCAACACGTTTCCAAGCGTCGTGGGCACGGCTCCTTTCGATGCCGATGCTTTTCTTGAGTTCCTCGTTCTCGATGGCGGCAGATGACAATGCCTCCTGTGCGGCTGCACGCTCTGACCGCGCGAGAGTGAGGTCGCTGCGTGCAGCGGTAAGCTCTGAGTTGACCGTTTTAAGCTCCTCGCGGAGCTCGTCGACTTTAGCTTCGGCTTTGGTCTTCGCGGCCACTGCTTCGGCTTCACGCTTTTCTGCTTTGTCGATTGCAGCAGCGTCCTTTTTGGCCGCGTCATCCTTGGCGGCAATCTCATCCTTGAGCTGGGCTTCGACGTCGGCCATTTTCGCAACATTTCTATGTAGCGCGTCGATCTGATCCTGCCGCTGCTCTGCTGTCTGTGTCATTTCCGCAAGCGCATCTTCGGCTGTCTCGGCACGGTGCGCTTCGTCCTGAGCTTCGGTCGCCAGACCTTCGCTTTCCGCAGTGAGCGCCGCGATGGCCTCCTCGAGCCCCGCGACCTGTTTGCCATGCATCTCGCGTTCGTCTTCGCGCATCCTGTCCGATTTACGGCGCTCGTCAGCTACCGCGCGATCAATCTCATTGGTGACGGCTTCCCGCATGGATTTGAGAGCGTCGAAGACTGTGGACAGACCTTCATCAAGAATTGACGCTCGATGCTCGACAATCTCTTCTGCCGGCTGATCTTCACCCTTCTCCGCTTCTGCTTTTTCGGCGCGCCAAGCAGTGACTACTTTCGAGAATGTCGATAGCGACCCACCTACGCCCATATGTTCGTGGACGGTTTTGGCATAGACGGTGCGCCACCCCTTTGCCTCGGCGAGCGCTTCCGCCGCTTCGATGATTTCCGCGTCTGTTGCTGCTCTCGGCCGTGCCATTTAGTAACCTCATTGATATTCTGTAACGTATTTACGTTTCGTAATATCATTATATGTTACGTTACTTTATCCGCCAAACGGATACGAAGATGCCGTCCAGCAAATATGTGGATAACCTTATTCTGGGCACTAAAGGCTATCTGGCCGAACGATCTGTTGATTTATGTGGATTTCGGGGTGCTTGGTGTTGGCTTGCACCGTTTCGGCCTAGAGCCTCATGGGCCGGGTCGATACAATCGCCAGAATTGCGGGATTGAGGTGCTAAGTGGCTGTAAAGAAAGACAATCAAAATTCAGGTTTGAGAGGGGCGCAGAAGGCCAAAAAGGATGAGTTCTACACGCGCCTCGAAGATATCGAAAAAGAGCTTCGGCACTATCGTGATCACTTCAAGGGTAAGGTTGTTCTGTGCAACTGCGATGACCCGAGGGTCAGTAACTTCTTCCATTATTTCTCGTATGGCTTTGAGCATCTTGGCCTGAAGAAGCTTATCACCACTTGTTATAAGAGCCGGGAGCGCGACATCTTCAGCGAGTGTCAGGACAAAACGGCCATCTCCCTAGTTTACAATGGAGATAAAAATGGCAACCGGGTTCCTGATGTTGATGAGATCGGGGTCCGCCCTTTGAAGGGCGATGGTGATTTTCGAAGTGACGAATGCGAGGAACTTCTGAAAACAGCCGATATCGTGGTAACCAACCCCCCGTTCTCGCTTTTTCGAGAATACCTCGCTCAG contains the following coding sequences:
- a CDS encoding coiled-coil domain-containing protein, encoding MARPRAATDAEIIEAAEALAEAKGWRTVYAKTVHEHMGVGGSLSTFSKVVTAWRAEKAEAEKGEDQPAEEIVEHRASILDEGLSTVFDALKSMREAVTNEIDRAVADERRKSDRMREDEREMHGKQVAGLEEAIAALTAESEGLATEAQDEAHRAETAEDALAEMTQTAEQRQDQIDALHRNVAKMADVEAQLKDEIAAKDDAAKKDAAAIDKAEKREAEAVAAKTKAEAKVDELREELKTVNSELTAARSDLTLARSERAAAQEALSSAAIENEELKKSIGIERSRAHDAWKRVDQIASEIKELRSAKPAAPKSATAKGAAKT
- a CDS encoding ATP-binding protein yields the protein MNYNTMALSGLSMPFSEFDFRFDKITSLASRLLGVPVSLLTVIDDAGGRQLLKSAVGVPDELQQSRATPLSHSFCKHVRDSRSTLLLTDAREHPLHMHNPAIEDYGVVSYLGVPFHGERGKPIGALCCSDQRPREWSEQDVELLIRLASIADDQFYLASAVRDRARAKLFAEKAARTRASFLSHANHEVRTPLSAISGAARLLSAISADDKARNLVEVIERNTSRLLALTEDLVRITELDTATASIAAESFDLINVIEDVVARNLKAARSKGIALTFNNQANANTIFLFDVAILTNVMEQLVSNAIKFTADGEVQVTVEATSQEDFVILRVSDTGLGIGPNLQSRLFDEFEGHDPQTAREGGGTGLGMNIIKREVDLLGGTLSLSSELGEGTHFTICLPTARSLVTDEQIEEDEQSDPRHITCLECGEELNVLRRHISQKHDMTPEAYRSKWGLPDDFELSSPAYRAMRRAVRNQK
- the repC gene encoding replication protein C, IncQ-type; the encoded protein is MADGKPLDKPSSRTLSFAQHDPATAMASLFRPVARGRRPTGLEITATWGKVEIEFGVHTAVDTRDQTILLTVMALAAGGPEISAASTGTIGQQLWLDLNEPGKVTFEGRSTVLETNLYTVLRESGLKLGGSAYDSVRKSLKRLSRIDLIVRDGDHGSRREFSQRFLSYYMDEKSGRITIALNTRLAEALVGHHVRVNLDERSALSTDAALIAHAWLSAWIRPGRSSRISLDGLIGKVWGEGDVSPPTFRKRRERLRAALNEIRQLQGWTIIEDERSVLQISRPALIERD